The segment AAACTcctaaaaattaaatgtagcacatatattaatgtaaatatttagaaGTAGTGTCAATAACAAAATACTAACCAAATCCCATTATCAACCACCATAGCCATGAATTTTCACGTGATGCAAGATCAGTGGAATGTTTAACAATAAATGTCCATTTTGACAAAGATAAACCAAAACCAGACAGTGCTCCATATCGAGATGCAATTGTATGACAGAAGCAcatcattaataaaaatccGATCCAATTAAAGCAAAATGCAACTGTTATtggaatatatattatttagatataaatgtaaaaatagaaatatgtagaaatatgtataatatacaggtatatattattcaatttaccCAAAAATGCTGTAAAGAACATAAAATCAGTGCCAAGTAAAGTACTCTCTGGATCTCCTTCTACAACTTCAGTATCTATAGCCAATATTGTTAAAGGCCTTGCTGGTGTTCTAATATTCTCAggctataaaaatattattcaattgcataatatacatttgatttttaaaaggatattgtaattaattagtaacAATACTATGTAATTAAATCAATTACCATGTGGATTTGAGGGTAAGGTTCCCCTTGTAATGTTTTTTCACGTTGTACTTCCTCATAACTAGGTAATTTTGTGGCAACTTCATAAGGTGGTGGAGCTGAAAAATCTGCCTTTGGAGGTGGAATGTCTTCTCCTCCAGTCTATAATCATAATCtccttaataataataattttccataatgTAACGAAAAATTTGTATCGTACCATACGGTCTTCAATTGAAGTTTGTGCTGCAGCAATGTTTCCCGAATTGATTATATCATTTTGTATAACTGATACAGACACAGCTAGTGTAGGTATTTCATTTTGGGATGATGGTTCCTCATTTAAGTTACTGTTTGTTTGTGGAggctaaaattaaattactcatctttaatattctttatcaataaaagatttcaaataattaaagatataaaatattgtttatattttggttaaaaatgttattttttatatatctccAGTGTTGAGgtaattaaaacaatataacaaagtataaggttttttttattttattgtttttattttatttaatctctTATTCTAAATCACTCTCAAGAAACAAACGAGGATCATTGCGGACAATGTTTTTATCGACATTTTCATGTCAGTATTTGTGCATAACgtgtattataatacatagaaatattattttacgcaTGTGAAATATGTTTACCAAATAAAAGGTATTCTGGCAATCAGagacaaattgtaaattgttCATTAGAgcctttgaaatatttattacgatcAGCATCATTTATGAAACATACCATATTGTTATGAATATTACTATCCATTCCTggtgaaatttattcgaagcGCGGTATATTATTTTGATTACGTAGAAGAAATCAAAGATACTGTTTTCGTAGGTACTGCTGCTTTCTAAGACAGCAATAGTTCTTACAATCGATGGCTGACAGCTGGCAAGGCTGTATCGCCGTGAACTTAGATTTCCTTACACTTTCACGTCTATCATTTTCATACCTTTATCAGACATTGAACATTTTCCTGTTACTtgtcaataaatatttcttttattgacagaattgttatttttatttttaggtatcattttattcatttgtttcaaattttgtataaaataattataagttTGAGATCAAATTTTGATTGGTTATTCATAAGACGATGTTGAGAATTAGGTTGTAGGACGGGAATCTAACAAATCTGAATTTTTCCTGTTAGCGGAAGTAAGCAATTACAAgttaacattatttaaatattattattttgacaAAGCTATTAAATTTGGTCCaaataatagataaatatatattggtATAGTTTATTTGGTTAACTAAACCCAAAAATGGTAATAAGATACTCATTTGAGTCTTGTATGTTGGTGGGGGTATTTGGATCACGTCGTCATGCACAAACGACGCTCTACTGCTCAGTCAGTCGCTTGCCGATTGTGAGAGCAATAGGGACGATATATTATGTCGGAGGTATTCAAGCTGGGTGATCTTGTATGGTGTGTACTTATTATGTGTTAATCAATGGAtgtttagaataaaaatagtgCAATCCAAATGGCGgtgattaataattgatatctTTATGGATTTCAGGGCCAAGATGAAAGGATTTTCGCCTTGGCCTGGTCGGGTAAGTTGGAGTTAACTACTAACGGTTCTATATTAACTATACTTTGCTTGGTTGTACGCGCCACGAAGTCAAACGCGGCCATCATTTTGGCGGGAACATTTCGTGCTCCGCTTAACTGTATACCATactattataaattgatatattttatgctCCTGTTACTTCTTATTACATATCTCCCACTATATccgttttttaaattcaaattggCGCGCAGACTACGAAAATATAACctaaattatgttatttaCCCATGATGTTCTTAGATAAGCTAAATTTTATGTTTACATTACGTATATCCAAGCagttattgtttaaattatttcttttctcattAGAAACAGATAATTTGGTTTTATTGCAAGATCAGTCCCTCTAAAATATTCGCGCGCTAATTATGATTTTCTTCATTTGAAAATTGAGCAAATCATATAATtgattatacattatatgtctatttgtaataatctatttattatttgcttctattttatatgtagtttatgaataaaatttgatatgactgaataattttatgctttatttgtatatatcatcgtttaaattatattcaacaTT is part of the Bombus fervidus isolate BK054 chromosome 7, iyBomFerv1, whole genome shotgun sequence genome and harbors:
- the Ndfip gene encoding nedd4 family interacting protein yields the protein MDSNIHNNMPPQTNSNLNEEPSSQNEIPTLAVSVSVIQNDIINSGNIAAAQTSIEDRMTGGEDIPPPKADFSAPPPYEVATKLPSYEEVQREKTLQGEPYPQIHMPENIRTPARPLTILAIDTEVVEGDPESTLLGTDFMFFTAFLVAFCFNWIGFLLMMCFCHTIASRYGALSGFGLSLSKWTFIVKHSTDLASRENSWLWWLIMGFGVLICARAIIQYLNIKRGWRLLPGSAQERLLFFY